Proteins from a genomic interval of Candidatus Nitrosocosmicus arcticus:
- a CDS encoding DNA double-strand break repair nuclease NurA, which produces MHNQLNLHDLESNIENMKKSLINNFSNSYFCKDYRNLIENKKLVFVDDDEGVPIQNWGIHSERYANMRINGIELVEKEKLVFGIDSSCIKIAEVEDGGLYAVKGSICISFKGKPTAHLKIGPLIFYLNDESLKNLRLEHNVSKLILFNDDYAKKFLRVNMERYIQFWLSKLVSDSIILIDGSLKSSIFENHFYDISKIIENSVINKNSLIGISKNSKIKILKYLSYPLIRSKVPSYVDINLVIRSLISRIHGEHLLVKLSNNQYSNILRADVVSYNNDVSGTLGTLLYNELIYFGYPSTLQLSHHVSVFSNTDLASIKSFIKSNYSVREISHENARSSVLGTAWR; this is translated from the coding sequence ATGCACAATCAATTAAATCTTCATGATCTGGAATCAAATATAGAGAATATGAAAAAATCTTTAATAAACAACTTTAGCAATTCCTACTTTTGTAAAGACTATAGAAATTTAATTGAAAATAAAAAACTGGTCTTTGTAGACGATGACGAGGGCGTACCCATACAAAATTGGGGAATTCACTCAGAAAGGTATGCCAACATGAGAATAAATGGAATTGAATTAGTAGAAAAGGAAAAATTAGTTTTTGGAATTGACTCTAGCTGTATTAAGATTGCAGAAGTTGAGGATGGTGGATTATATGCCGTAAAGGGATCCATTTGTATATCTTTTAAGGGTAAACCTACTGCTCATTTGAAAATAGGCCCGTTAATTTTTTATCTTAATGATGAATCTCTCAAGAATCTTCGACTTGAGCACAATGTATCCAAACTAATACTCTTTAATGATGATTATGCAAAAAAATTTTTGAGAGTAAACATGGAAAGGTATATTCAGTTTTGGTTATCCAAATTAGTTTCAGACTCCATAATACTAATTGATGGTTCATTGAAATCTTCGATATTTGAGAATCATTTTTATGATATTTCGAAAATCATAGAAAATTCTGTTATCAATAAGAATTCATTAATTGGAATAAGCAAAAACTCCAAAATAAAGATACTAAAGTATTTGTCATATCCTTTGATAAGGTCTAAAGTTCCTTCCTATGTTGACATAAACCTGGTTATTCGAAGCTTGATATCCCGGATACATGGGGAACATCTTCTAGTAAAGTTGTCTAACAATCAATACTCGAACATACTAAGGGCTGATGTAGTATCATATAACAACGATGTGAGTGGTACTTTAGGAACATTACTATATAATGAATTAATTTATTTTGGTTATCCAAGCACTCTCCAACTTTCACATCATGTCTCTGTTTTTTCAAATACGGACTTGGCAAGTATTAAGAGTTTTATAAAATCTAACTATTCTGTTAGAGAAATTTCTCATGAGAATGCTAGATCATCCGTTTTAGGGACCGCCTGGAGATGA
- a CDS encoding 4a-hydroxytetrahydrobiopterin dehydratase — MEDFEKEIKDLAGWEKVENKLSKNFKFKDFIEAFSFVTRIAIISEKMNHHPDITISYNSVHIDLTTHDINSISKNDIKLARKIEELI; from the coding sequence ATGGAAGACTTTGAAAAAGAGATAAAGGATTTAGCGGGATGGGAGAAAGTAGAAAATAAACTAAGTAAGAACTTTAAATTTAAAGATTTTATTGAAGCTTTTAGTTTTGTTACAAGGATTGCAATAATATCTGAAAAGATGAATCATCATCCAGACATCACAATATCATATAATAGTGTTCATATCGACCTAACAACGCATGATATAAACAGTATAAGCAAAAATGATATAAAATTAGCAAGAAAAATTGAGGAATTAATATGA
- a CDS encoding thiolase domain-containing protein, which translates to MGEKVYVLGAGSTKYGKLNESIIEIALNASRDAIESAGITPRDVKAGYISNVFGVADKQVHMAPVIMSNLGIPDVPGLTIESACGSGSVMFREAFANVSAGFYDCVLALGVEKVTHTSTVESTTLFSYCSDFFYEGGNGASFPGLFGSMARAYLATYKATEEDLARVAVKNHENGFLNPKAHVRKKITVEDVLKSPVVASPLKLYDCCPFSDGASAVILCNEDFAKKSGNPYMEVVGSGRGASPASVQSRKDITTIPSTVEAARQAYKMAKLSPKDIDFVEVHDCFTIAELIDIEDLGFFPKGSAAQAVREGRTRLNSDITVNPSGGLKSKGHPIGATGVGQVVEVFEQFSNKAGERTVKDAEIAMTHNFGATGASAAVHIFKKIK; encoded by the coding sequence ATGGGTGAAAAGGTCTATGTACTTGGTGCTGGCAGTACAAAGTATGGCAAATTAAATGAAAGTATTATTGAAATAGCCTTGAATGCTTCAAGAGACGCCATTGAATCAGCTGGTATAACTCCAAGAGACGTGAAAGCGGGATATATTTCAAACGTCTTTGGTGTGGCTGATAAACAGGTGCACATGGCTCCTGTAATTATGAGTAACCTTGGGATCCCTGATGTACCAGGACTTACAATCGAATCTGCTTGTGGTTCTGGCTCTGTAATGTTTAGAGAAGCATTTGCAAATGTATCTGCTGGATTTTATGATTGTGTTTTAGCACTGGGAGTTGAAAAAGTAACTCATACCAGTACAGTTGAAAGCACGACACTCTTTTCCTACTGTTCTGATTTCTTTTATGAGGGGGGTAACGGAGCATCATTTCCAGGTCTTTTTGGTTCGATGGCTAGGGCCTATCTTGCTACTTATAAAGCGACAGAGGAGGATCTGGCCAGAGTTGCTGTTAAAAATCATGAAAATGGTTTTCTTAATCCAAAGGCCCATGTTAGGAAGAAGATTACTGTAGAAGATGTGTTAAAATCTCCTGTGGTCGCATCTCCACTAAAGTTGTATGATTGTTGTCCTTTCTCTGATGGTGCCTCAGCTGTCATATTATGCAATGAGGACTTCGCCAAAAAAAGCGGAAATCCATATATGGAAGTAGTGGGTTCAGGCAGGGGCGCATCACCTGCTTCAGTCCAATCTAGAAAAGATATTACCACTATTCCAAGTACAGTTGAAGCGGCCCGTCAGGCCTATAAAATGGCAAAACTATCTCCAAAAGATATTGATTTTGTTGAAGTACACGATTGTTTTACCATAGCCGAATTAATAGACATCGAAGACCTAGGATTCTTTCCCAAAGGATCTGCTGCTCAGGCTGTTAGAGAAGGACGTACCAGATTAAATAGTGATATTACTGTTAACCCGTCCGGAGGGTTAAAATCTAAAGGTCATCCAATAGGGGCAACTGGTGTTGGCCAAGTTGTAGAAGTGTTCGAACAGTTTTCGAATAAAGCTGGAGAACGAACGGTTAAAGATGCTGAGATAGCTATGACTCATAATTTTGGTGCTACCGGGGCTAGCGCAGCTGTGCATATATTCAAGAAAATAAAATAG
- a CDS encoding ATP-binding protein: MKILSKTGDEILLLAVTNDFANKGDYFVIEDFNNNKKMLVQFYDEEYFSSSSLVEEIIKDEVISNFSTENIFDPLEITNLSQIIRDVRIFKTKIRASIDNDNQISTDVDWVPSRVNSKIVKIGLNEIKALLKKNMQYPISLGRCGSDNQNFEIFAEDLDGKLNIITGKKETGKSHLSKILINSLIQYGAYVIVFDLNNEYSGLSWNVDGTPSSISDKILLLDPGRELKFNLTYFGKPSISNMLKNALDMPSASLREFFRIWDSLENKKILSLFELGKAFGTWTINELVRDALLSRFHMINSSRLFSSNSVNERGFQFEDVIKTKPKGAAMIVNMSRISPVVRRMIVELVMNKLIELLEKSLIPPIFIFAEEAQLYIRDTYWEDLITRMRHFGIYSTFITNQPDAINDTIYRQVDNIFLFNFTNDSDLEKISKVSLVDSSTIKSLVKTLSHRNCLAIGKAVSNLPMVIKINPVDMLTLGETKKFFK; encoded by the coding sequence ATGAAAATTCTGTCAAAAACAGGAGATGAAATTCTCTTACTCGCGGTAACAAATGATTTTGCAAATAAGGGTGACTACTTTGTTATTGAAGATTTTAACAATAATAAGAAAATGCTTGTTCAATTCTATGACGAAGAGTATTTTTCATCATCGTCCCTTGTAGAAGAGATAATAAAGGATGAGGTGATTTCTAATTTTAGTACTGAAAATATTTTTGATCCCTTGGAGATTACTAATCTATCTCAAATAATAAGGGATGTTAGGATCTTTAAAACTAAAATAAGAGCTTCTATTGATAATGACAATCAAATATCAACTGATGTAGATTGGGTACCATCAAGAGTAAACTCCAAGATTGTCAAAATTGGTTTGAACGAGATAAAGGCCTTATTAAAGAAAAATATGCAATATCCAATTTCCTTAGGTCGATGTGGATCTGATAATCAAAACTTTGAAATTTTTGCTGAAGATCTAGATGGTAAATTAAATATAATTACAGGCAAGAAAGAAACCGGTAAATCTCATCTTTCAAAAATATTGATCAACTCTCTCATACAATATGGTGCTTATGTAATTGTATTTGATTTAAATAATGAGTATAGTGGGCTGTCCTGGAATGTTGATGGGACGCCCTCATCTATAAGTGATAAGATTCTTTTGTTAGATCCTGGAAGAGAATTGAAATTCAATTTAACATATTTTGGAAAACCTTCTATTTCTAACATGTTAAAAAATGCATTAGATATGCCTTCTGCTTCATTAAGAGAATTTTTTAGAATATGGGATTCGCTAGAAAATAAAAAGATACTTAGTTTGTTTGAGCTTGGTAAAGCTTTTGGAACTTGGACTATTAATGAATTGGTGAGGGATGCACTATTATCCCGATTCCACATGATTAATTCTTCTCGTCTGTTTTCGTCCAATAGTGTTAACGAAAGAGGGTTTCAATTTGAGGATGTAATAAAAACAAAACCAAAAGGAGCTGCTATGATAGTTAATATGAGCAGGATTTCTCCTGTAGTAAGACGAATGATTGTTGAGCTGGTGATGAATAAATTAATTGAATTGTTAGAAAAGTCACTAATTCCACCAATTTTTATTTTTGCTGAGGAAGCTCAATTATACATTCGTGATACATACTGGGAGGATTTAATAACCAGAATGAGGCATTTTGGAATTTATTCTACATTTATTACAAATCAACCAGACGCTATAAATGATACCATATATAGACAGGTTGATAATATTTTTTTATTCAATTTTACAAACGATTCTGATCTAGAAAAAATTTCAAAGGTATCGTTAGTAGACTCCTCAACTATCAAGTCTTTGGTTAAGACACTTTCACATAGAAATTGTTTGGCAATCGGGAAGGCCGTATCAAATTTGCCAATGGTGATTAAAATAAATCCAGTTGATATGTTAACTTTGGGGGAAACAAAAAAATTTTTCAAATGA
- the nrdD gene encoding anaerobic ribonucleoside-triphosphate reductase, which yields MRYTYLPPSETKRGVLESTSKRVRMIFSVMASPNRIDILRILNNKGPLTYSELKSLAGFKSKKESGKFAYHLRKLLRQSLVALNKGERRYTITNLGKLVLNLARQIEEKSIVESGKMYVRTSHQTIEEFNPHKIIQSLVREANMSLEQATKITEEVENKIYKLSTSYLTSRLIRDCVNNVLLEHGLEEQMNKLVRIGIPIFDLGKKFLHNDDSLRNGINDLITDVSEKVFSDYFANNFQKDILDMHYSGEVHLDAIGHWGIGADTVFVDIEQINKDLNLKGHFLFLPRTTHAHKLNITLPILVSLLQREVSREIVVENIDKIFGDDAIDKISEYFSLSLISSSVSMQYAGSPFITLVLRGNENSERLLQMLNGYLSYIEQVSLPNFGLFITFANSLSNDMLSLLTKIIKLGGRISLSQKSVRSSKGIHKMHQDMGLPIVALHSLSINLPRLAYQSNKDETYFRTKLALLMRPSVSTLLLKKEILLENIRQDILPALSNTIGFPRVGSTSIIVNLTGLDESVHDILGFSKDMGFDIVKKVVKTANDVLLDFGQHNTDKFGVSIINDSSSTRFVDLDSEKFGKLTHDFKSYSQGLVITKKMFDDEDSLSKNLIELDNLMAGGLYVKLLTSDISPQEMVELLQKSIHVIPYFDVFEENRICSICGTRVVSSDVCSVCGSRNIVTFN from the coding sequence TTGAGGTATACATATCTGCCCCCATCCGAAACTAAACGTGGAGTTTTGGAATCCACATCCAAACGAGTACGAATGATTTTTTCAGTAATGGCAAGTCCTAATAGAATTGATATCTTGCGCATTCTTAATAATAAAGGACCTCTAACGTACTCTGAATTAAAATCTCTTGCGGGATTTAAATCAAAGAAAGAATCTGGAAAATTTGCATATCATTTAAGAAAACTATTGAGACAATCCTTGGTAGCCCTAAATAAGGGAGAAAGGAGGTATACCATTACTAATCTAGGTAAATTGGTATTAAACTTGGCTAGACAGATAGAAGAAAAGTCTATAGTTGAAAGTGGAAAGATGTATGTTAGAACCAGTCATCAGACCATCGAAGAATTCAATCCACACAAGATAATTCAATCCTTGGTTAGAGAAGCAAATATGTCTTTAGAGCAAGCTACCAAAATTACAGAAGAGGTGGAAAATAAAATATATAAACTCTCAACCTCTTACTTGACATCTAGACTAATTAGAGATTGCGTAAATAATGTATTGTTAGAGCATGGCTTAGAGGAACAAATGAATAAGTTAGTTAGAATCGGAATTCCCATCTTTGACTTAGGTAAAAAATTCCTCCACAATGATGATTCATTAAGAAATGGCATAAATGACCTAATTACAGATGTTTCAGAAAAAGTGTTTTCTGATTATTTTGCAAATAATTTTCAAAAAGATATTCTGGATATGCATTATAGTGGTGAAGTTCATTTAGATGCCATAGGTCATTGGGGAATAGGCGCTGATACTGTTTTTGTTGATATCGAACAAATAAACAAGGACTTGAACCTCAAAGGTCATTTTCTTTTTTTACCTAGAACTACCCATGCTCATAAATTAAATATCACGCTGCCAATCTTGGTCTCATTACTTCAAAGAGAAGTTTCCAGAGAGATAGTCGTAGAAAACATCGATAAAATTTTTGGTGATGATGCTATTGATAAAATATCTGAATATTTTTCCCTTTCATTGATTTCGTCTTCTGTTTCAATGCAGTATGCAGGATCTCCATTTATAACACTTGTTTTAAGGGGAAATGAAAACAGCGAGCGTTTACTTCAAATGCTAAATGGATATTTGTCTTATATAGAACAAGTATCTCTGCCCAATTTTGGACTTTTTATAACTTTTGCAAATTCTTTATCTAATGACATGTTGTCCCTCCTTACAAAGATCATAAAGTTAGGTGGTAGAATATCCCTCTCACAAAAATCGGTTCGTAGTAGTAAGGGTATTCATAAGATGCATCAAGATATGGGATTGCCAATCGTCGCACTACATTCACTTTCTATAAATCTGCCCCGTCTAGCTTATCAGTCAAATAAAGATGAAACCTATTTTAGGACTAAATTAGCCTTGTTAATGAGGCCATCAGTAAGTACTTTATTACTAAAGAAGGAAATATTATTAGAAAACATTCGGCAAGATATATTGCCTGCTCTATCCAATACCATTGGCTTTCCACGGGTAGGTTCTACTTCTATAATTGTTAACTTGACTGGGTTAGATGAATCTGTTCATGATATTTTAGGATTTTCTAAAGATATGGGATTTGATATTGTAAAGAAAGTGGTTAAAACGGCTAACGATGTACTACTTGATTTCGGCCAGCATAACACAGACAAATTTGGCGTTTCCATCATAAATGATTCTAGTTCAACAAGATTTGTTGACCTTGATTCCGAGAAATTTGGTAAATTGACTCACGATTTTAAATCATATTCGCAAGGACTAGTTATTACCAAGAAAATGTTTGATGATGAAGATTCATTATCTAAAAATCTAATTGAATTGGATAATCTTATGGCTGGAGGTTTGTACGTAAAACTACTTACTAGCGATATTTCTCCTCAGGAAATGGTGGAATTGTTACAAAAATCTATTCATGTTATTCCCTACTTTGATGTATTTGAGGAGAATCGCATATGTTCTATATGCGGAACTCGAGTGGTAAGTAGCGATGTTTGTTCTGTATGTGGATCTCGAAATATTGTCACATTTAATTAA
- a CDS encoding Snf7 family protein, producing the protein MEKSGQFYYDVNSAISVINTQISQLKIMDKKFSNIDANFSSKITQNIKSGNNARANIIANELSAMRRLRKNTHNATTALEVVSIRFTTITEFSTIMDTINPTVEMLQDIQKDLSKAVPSATDVLNDIHTLTGDVLINSNIDTDAGKIASVIDKDALDILSDVQNSLEDEAKEKLPEVPVSVISKRPSINLKDDILNSGQVLLES; encoded by the coding sequence ATGGAAAAAAGTGGCCAGTTCTATTACGATGTTAACAGCGCTATATCAGTGATAAATACGCAAATTTCGCAACTCAAAATAATGGACAAAAAATTTTCTAATATTGATGCTAATTTTAGCTCCAAAATAACTCAAAATATAAAATCAGGAAATAACGCTCGTGCAAATATCATAGCCAATGAGCTATCTGCTATGAGACGACTTAGAAAGAACACTCACAATGCAACTACGGCCTTAGAGGTAGTTTCAATCCGATTCACTACGATAACCGAATTCTCAACTATAATGGATACCATTAATCCGACAGTAGAAATGCTCCAAGATATACAGAAAGATCTTTCAAAGGCTGTTCCGTCTGCAACCGATGTTTTGAATGACATTCATACACTAACTGGTGATGTATTAATTAATTCTAATATTGACACCGATGCTGGTAAAATAGCATCTGTGATCGATAAAGATGCCTTGGACATATTAAGTGATGTTCAAAATAGTTTGGAAGACGAGGCAAAAGAAAAGCTACCAGAAGTTCCAGTTTCTGTAATTTCAAAAAGACCGAGTATTAATTTGAAGGATGATATACTCAATAGCGGACAAGTATTATTAGAAAGCTAG
- the rtcA gene encoding RNA 3'-terminal phosphate cyclase → MLLVDGSTGEGGGQILRSAITISTIIGEPVKVTNIRSNRKDPGLKHQHVLTIQLLSKIFNIHTENVSLGSEWIRFDASKDNRFDEYDKPANDVIVADVGTAGSIPLLLQTLIPTIAISQKNLVIRLSGGTDVKYSPTIDYIKYVLKDAYSKIGIIFDIHVLKRGFYPRGHGLVEIKIRKATDLHPIEFCNFKEVEPNIISIAGRLPKHIPERQIGSAIATLEKKGIRYIKHRSILENAESPGSSILIYSTSESGIYLGADSIGEKGVKAEIIGNRAAMKFIDDYEFRACIDQHLADMLVLPLSFVKGKSRYKISRITTHLLTNLEVIRMLNSIEYHFEKISENEFILSIEGNPVI, encoded by the coding sequence ATGTTGTTAGTAGATGGTTCAACCGGCGAAGGCGGTGGACAAATTCTTAGAAGTGCAATAACTATTTCAACAATAATCGGGGAGCCAGTAAAAGTGACAAACATAAGATCAAATAGAAAGGATCCGGGTTTGAAGCATCAACATGTCTTAACAATTCAGTTACTTTCAAAAATATTTAACATACATACCGAAAATGTAAGTTTGGGTTCGGAATGGATAAGGTTTGACGCATCTAAAGATAATAGATTCGATGAATACGATAAACCTGCAAATGATGTTATAGTTGCAGACGTTGGAACTGCAGGCAGTATACCACTATTATTACAGACATTAATTCCAACCATAGCAATTTCTCAAAAAAACTTGGTAATTAGATTGTCAGGCGGAACCGATGTAAAATACAGTCCAACCATAGATTATATTAAATATGTATTAAAAGATGCATACTCCAAAATTGGAATCATATTTGACATACATGTCTTAAAAAGAGGATTTTATCCCAGAGGACACGGGCTTGTCGAAATTAAAATAAGAAAAGCCACCGATCTTCATCCAATAGAGTTTTGTAATTTCAAAGAAGTCGAACCGAACATAATAAGCATAGCAGGAAGGTTACCAAAACACATTCCAGAGAGACAAATTGGGAGTGCAATAGCAACTTTGGAGAAAAAAGGCATAAGATACATTAAACATAGATCTATCCTAGAAAATGCAGAGAGTCCAGGATCTTCAATTCTAATATACAGCACTTCAGAATCAGGGATATATTTGGGGGCGGATTCGATCGGCGAAAAAGGCGTCAAAGCAGAAATAATAGGAAATCGAGCTGCAATGAAATTTATAGACGATTATGAATTTCGCGCATGCATTGATCAACATTTAGCAGATATGCTAGTCCTGCCATTAAGTTTTGTTAAGGGAAAATCCAGGTACAAAATATCAAGAATAACGACTCATCTATTAACAAATTTGGAAGTGATTAGAATGCTCAATTCTATAGAGTATCATTTTGAGAAAATCTCTGAAAACGAATTCATATTATCGATTGAAGGTAATCCAGTCATTTGA
- a CDS encoding Zn-ribbon domain-containing OB-fold protein, producing the protein MTQSKPKNQSSRERFIEFAKNGNILLNQCNKCNNIILETVYYCDKCFSSSFKQISYNGTGTVVTFTIQAVAPEGFEDVESYAWVIFKLDDCDINVSGFLPGISSPSDLPLGSKIKVIDFHEKHGLILQKYQ; encoded by the coding sequence TTGACCCAATCAAAGCCAAAGAATCAAAGCTCCCGAGAACGGTTCATCGAATTTGCGAAGAATGGGAACATACTTCTTAATCAGTGCAATAAATGCAATAACATTATATTAGAAACCGTATATTATTGTGATAAATGTTTTTCTAGCTCTTTTAAACAAATATCATACAACGGTACGGGCACGGTTGTAACATTTACAATTCAAGCAGTCGCACCAGAAGGATTTGAAGATGTCGAATCGTATGCTTGGGTTATTTTTAAGTTAGATGATTGTGACATAAATGTTTCCGGGTTTCTGCCTGGAATATCTTCCCCTTCTGATTTGCCATTAGGTTCTAAAATCAAAGTGATTGATTTCCACGAAAAACATGGTTTAATATTGCAAAAATATCAGTAG
- a CDS encoding nicotinamide-nucleotide adenylyltransferase, which produces MKRGLYIGRFQPFHKGHLYSLKWCSDKVDELIVAVGSSDKSFELRNPFTAGERIEIIRENMTAEIKEKRDKIILIPVPDVGVHLLWTHNVDLLVPRYNTVFTNDPFTSMIYKERGIEIIHPDLINRGCLSATEVRRRIASDKNWQELVPAPTIKLINEIDGVDRVKKLYNLSKSHVTSDYCH; this is translated from the coding sequence TTGAAAAGAGGATTGTATATTGGGAGATTTCAACCATTCCATAAAGGACATTTATATTCGCTCAAATGGTGCAGCGATAAGGTAGATGAGTTGATAGTAGCTGTGGGAAGCTCAGACAAAAGTTTTGAATTAAGAAATCCTTTCACTGCTGGAGAAAGGATAGAAATAATTAGAGAAAATATGACCGCTGAGATAAAAGAAAAGCGTGATAAAATTATTCTTATCCCAGTTCCGGACGTCGGAGTACACTTATTATGGACACATAATGTGGATCTATTAGTTCCTAGATATAATACTGTATTTACAAACGATCCCTTTACTAGTATGATATACAAGGAAAGAGGAATTGAAATAATACATCCAGATTTGATTAATAGAGGATGCCTATCTGCCACAGAAGTAAGACGCAGGATTGCAAGTGACAAAAACTGGCAAGAGCTGGTACCTGCTCCCACGATAAAGCTGATTAATGAAATAGATGGAGTAGACAGGGTAAAGAAATTATACAATTTATCAAAATCACATGTTACCTCAGATTATTGTCATTAA
- a CDS encoding carbon-nitrogen hydrolase family protein encodes MVRVSIVQMKSSPDKEENLAFSLEQIEQSARKEAKIICFPEFQMSFSPSSQSTKELFSISESLDGNFVKQLKKSARENNIFIVGSIYEHTNPISTTTKQGRESKINKNSYRVYDTVVLINGRGKLISYYRKLHLYDALGFKESAKLLAGNKLFSPVISPLGKLGTLVCYDLRFPELSRILAIKGSNALIAPSGWVQGTMKEDHWLVMCKARAIENGVYLIAPNQIGNIFCGRSLIVDPFGVVVMDMGNTEGLEIVDLDLDRIDVVRKSLPLLKNRRKDLYHIH; translated from the coding sequence GTGGTAAGGGTTTCGATTGTCCAAATGAAGTCGTCACCAGACAAAGAGGAAAATCTGGCTTTCTCTTTGGAACAGATTGAGCAATCTGCAAGAAAAGAAGCAAAGATTATTTGCTTCCCAGAATTCCAGATGTCATTTTCTCCCTCCTCACAATCTACCAAAGAATTATTTTCGATTTCCGAATCCCTGGATGGTAATTTTGTTAAACAATTAAAGAAGAGTGCCAGAGAAAACAATATCTTTATTGTTGGTTCCATTTATGAGCATACAAATCCAATATCAACCACTACAAAGCAAGGTCGGGAGAGTAAAATTAACAAAAACTCTTATCGTGTTTATGATACAGTGGTATTAATAAATGGTCGGGGTAAATTAATCTCTTATTATAGGAAGCTGCATCTTTATGACGCACTTGGTTTTAAGGAATCCGCCAAGTTATTGGCTGGAAACAAATTGTTTTCTCCTGTTATTTCTCCTTTGGGTAAACTTGGAACTTTGGTTTGTTATGATTTGAGATTCCCGGAGCTATCTCGAATCCTTGCCATTAAAGGCTCTAATGCGTTGATAGCTCCATCTGGTTGGGTACAGGGAACAATGAAAGAAGATCATTGGTTAGTAATGTGTAAAGCTAGAGCCATAGAGAACGGAGTTTATCTGATTGCTCCTAACCAAATTGGCAATATTTTCTGTGGTCGAAGTTTAATTGTTGATCCTTTCGGCGTTGTTGTTATGGATATGGGTAATACTGAAGGATTGGAAATTGTCGATTTGGATCTAGATAGGATTGACGTGGTTAGAAAAAGCCTTCCATTGTTAAAGAATAGGCGGAAGGATTTGTACCATATACACTAG
- a CDS encoding HD domain-containing protein, whose protein sequence is MSKDIDNKNNFIKTGFTKLLKPFEDSMNEVEKISKAFGLALRFYSSMTRKYQYDKIEPQINHSLRVALILNEEMNSDSSDLVCSALLHDIFNKQEVSKETKDYIKKEISEKTFTTVSFFSKYSNVESNKNEELKIEKQFGKIKQSDNMVRNIILAERLDELRSLKNSRRKDKIARIKEETQKYFVPLAETTNEKILLKLVIALYELK, encoded by the coding sequence ATGTCTAAGGATATTGATAATAAAAATAATTTCATTAAAACAGGATTTACCAAATTATTAAAACCATTTGAGGATTCAATGAACGAAGTAGAAAAAATTTCTAAAGCCTTTGGATTAGCATTGAGGTTTTACAGTAGCATGACTAGAAAATATCAATATGACAAAATTGAACCTCAAATAAATCATTCACTAAGAGTAGCATTAATTCTAAACGAAGAGATGAACTCGGATAGTTCAGATCTGGTTTGTTCAGCACTACTTCACGATATTTTTAATAAACAAGAAGTATCCAAAGAGACAAAAGACTATATAAAAAAAGAAATAAGCGAAAAAACATTTACCACGGTATCATTTTTTAGCAAATATTCCAATGTAGAATCTAATAAAAATGAAGAATTAAAAATAGAAAAACAGTTTGGCAAAATAAAGCAATCAGACAATATGGTAAGGAATATTATATTAGCTGAACGACTAGATGAACTTCGATCTTTGAAAAATTCGAGAAGGAAGGACAAAATAGCTAGAATTAAGGAAGAAACTCAGAAATATTTTGTACCATTGGCAGAGACAACTAACGAAAAAATTTTGTTAAAACTAGTGATTGCGCTTTATGAATTGAAATAA